The segment ttctcccaCGACCTTTCCATTTGCGCTTGCATGGCATAGCATTGGCTTTGTAGCCTATGCACATCTTCTCTGAGCTTCCTTACCTCTGTTTGTTGCACGCTCATTTCACGTTTCGAAAGGCACCTAGCCGGGGCCTCAAGCCCTGTGTAGGGGCTTCTAGTTCCACTAAATGACCCGCTCCAATCCATTTGTCGATTAAGTTTGGTATGCTCGGAGAAGAGGACTTGGATCACAGCACGAACGGGCAATCGTTCATTCTGGGCAGCATGGAGTGATGCTTCCTGGGAGAGTTTTCGGCTATCAATTAATCTAAAAAGAACCTTTCTTTCATGCTTTGACACTCCAGGATGTGCCTGAGATCAGAAGAGAGCATTAATTTATCATCATCAAGGTACTTCAAAAATACCAATCCATAAATATTCCAGTCACAGAATACTAGAAACTAAATAATTTCTCTAGACGAAAATGTATAGAGAATATCCATCTTTTATTTGGATAGTCAGGGCTCAAGCTTGTAGCAAGTACCGAGTCCCACTCCATTAATGAGGGAGATTTCAGATGCAGGCTtgtgaaaaaaacataatagtGAATTGAATGCTTATACACTCTGATTGATGCTGTTAATATTGATCTCATGATGCATAAAGAAAGATGTCAAATGCCAATATAATTCAACACTGACACCACCCTTCATGTCAAGTTGCTCCTGCTCTGCAACAACGCCACCCCACCCCACCACTGAATTGTTCTGATGAAGAATCTTCTGCTGCTGACAGAAACCCCACACAGCAGcagtcatttttatattttttgttcctGTAGCTTAATTGAACCAAGAAACTCTGCCTAGACCACAACCTGCTTACCAACTGAGACTAACCATGTACTAATCGGCTCGTGTGAAACAGGCTTGCCTTTCTTGGTCCAGAGGCACTGACTTAGGTAAAGGTACAAGCAAGTGTACGTTTGCACTAATTAactgaagaaataaaaagaaaattacacacaaaataattaattaacattacTGACTACTTACTTTAAGATAAGTATCAATGGCACGGTATAAACCATCATCTGTGGCGCGGGAATGACTTGGGAGAGCACCAGCAAGAGCAACAAACTCGGCTAAATTCAAATTAGAATCCACAGCAGCTTCTGCTAAGTAAGAATCAACAAGCTTAGCTACCTTAATTAAGGCAGCATCACTTTTGGCAACCTCATCTAAATTAACAAACCTCCCCACTAGACGAATTATTAGCTCGACGTCTAGCAATGTCCCGCAAGTGTGACTGAACGACGGTATCATTAGCTCTTTCAGTGAAGCTTGGTCAAGTTGCCATGAAATCATCTTTTCAAGCTCAGCTCTATATGTAGGCTCCACACCGACCATGTTTGCAATCCGGAGAAGGCGTAAGAGGAAGTTACATGGGATGGAATCCTTCTCCGGAGGCAGGATTCCTACCAGGGTTTCGACGAAAAATCTCTTTTTCATCCACGAAGTTGTGACACTCTCTGGGGATTCTGCAAAGTTTGCAAGTCCCTTGTCTGTACTAGGATGGTGATCATCAGAGAGGTCTGGTAGCCACTTTGATGCATAATGAGCTATGATTGAACCAATAAGGTCTGGACGGACACCCTTAGCCTTAATTCCGGCTAGGGTCTTGACAAAATAGTCCATATCAAGGATGCATGCATCGTCGAACCAGTGTTCGGCGGCTAAATGGGATGTCTTTGATCCTGAGAAAAGGAGAAATTCTGGGAAAGAGGCCTTCTTCATTTTGGTGGAAGAGTAGTCAAGCATTTTTGAGAAGGACTAATATATACTGTTGGTAGCTCTTAGCTTATACAAGAGGTTTTCATGCTAAAGTATAATCTCTTGTAATACTGCAAGTGGAAAAAACATCCGATGCAATAATTGATGTTACCCTCGTAAAATCTGGGCAAACATTAATTGATCTTTGCTGTGAATGAGAATAAATGTACGTACATATTTAAGGATGATATAAATCGAGGGTCTAGACTTAGAGATGAAGATTCTTGTCTTTCTATTGTGGTTATGAGCTTGAATGGATGGATGAAGGGGAAGAAGGATAAGAAGAGGGTACAGAAGGAGAGGAGAAGACAAATTCTCTTCAATGCTAATATTCCTTCCTATGACGCCTCCTGGCTTATTCTCTTCCACggaggataaaattaattataataacacCATATCATACATGTATGGGCTAGGCTGAAAGATACTTGAAACTGaatccctccctctctctctctctctctctctctctctctatatatatatatatatatatatatatatatatatatagagagagagagagagagagagagagagagagaattaggAAACAAATTGCAGAAAGACCATCCTATTGATGCCTGTAGTGTGCTGTCATCTACGAAAAGACTTCAATTTCTTCCACCCAAGCAATCAGAGCTACTACTCGAAGCTTCATGCATATACTCGGAAGCATCCAAATAAGGGGTTGAATCCTATACGGATCACGAGAAAGCATAGAAAAGAGTTATCACTTTATTTCTGTTAATTTGATTAGCAATATCTAAACTTCAATGTCCCCCAAAGAGCTTGAGATCTATGTAGTGGAGTTTAAATTGAGCCAGagtgtgtattttttataaaaatttagaatagtGAGAATTTTATTCGttaatgtaaatttttaaaatatactttctgaatgatattttttaaattaaaaaaatatttaaatttcaagaacaTATTATAATTAAGATCAATATCGATGACCTATGACGGGAGCTCAGAGTCTACAACAACACAgatgttaaaaatgataatgtaactaatagtaattttaaaatatatattaaaataatattttttttattttttaaaatttatttttaacattaatatatcaagataatttaaaaatataaaaaaactaagcaaaaaaatttaaaactttttaaaacgGTGGTGGAACTGCCACccaaaacatattatttatattgaaaaatatatatatatagaccattaatattttatttcagtttttatGTTACATTATATATTCTATTATTTATACAGCCAATAATACTTTTCATATTAAGTTCGGAATGTATAAATTTagtcaacaaaaaaattctaaaattaaacataaaactaaaatatttcaaatacaaacttaattaatataaacGACATTAATCTAAACAAGtaacttaaatattaataattaataagctTATTCTAAGCTCTTAAGCCAAGAATTCCTTCTGAACAAGCTTAATTTGATCTAAGTATTCGATACATCATCAAGACTCTTCAATACATTCATACACACACTCGGCAGTTGAATATCTTATGGATCAAACAAAGGGTTTGTCGCTTGATTtatcatttcttggtattttttttgcTGTAgctaaatttcatataattattttgtaaatttatgtGAAACAATTGATATTATCATTACAAGAAAATgcctaaaatattttacaaagatCGCAATGGAcgcctaaataaaaaatattcttcactttttaatattataatttaataaattgatctAGTTAGGCAACACATTATCTTCTCGCCCACAACTTCTAGGTTAGTACAACTCAACTCctatttaaatttatgaattatCTTCTTTTCAATACACTCTAGGAATAAATCAACTCCCACCTAAATTTTAGAACTATCTTttaccaaaataaattttagaaaaaactcAACTATTGCCTAGATTGTGGAATTATCTTCACATATTCTATTAAGTTGTATTTAAGATGTATGGTCTATAAATTATTCATCCATATTATTACATTAAACTTTTGAAGGGTGAACTTTAgaataattagaagaaaaaaaattaaggatgggATAAGAAAAGGTAGAGATATTAGCCAGAGACCAAGTTTAAATACAGTAACACTTGTTtggttttgttaaattaatagttttaaagTGTGTTGTAGAGCTTAGAgtgatatatataataaagtCTCATAGAGATCGAGTGACAAATACATGTTCTAACTAAAGAGAAATTAGTATCCATATACTCATGTTGGCTCATTTTAGGGTCTTGAATCAACTAGTACGTCAAACCTCATAAATCAAATTTCTCCAATGCCTTTTACGGTAATAATTCCAAGTCTATAACTTTTGGTTTTTCCCTTTCAAAAAACTTATGACAACTGCAATGACAGTGGCAAATCAACGTTCTCAAGTACATCATTCTTCGTTAGAATACCCCTAATTCTAAATCTTAAAGTTAATATACTTGAAAGCAAATCctttacaaaacaaattaaaagcctagaattcaaagaaaaaaaaacttaacaaaatAGATAATGCAACACACCAAGTAAAAGATAAGAAGAAGTTGAACATAACTTCGATTCATTCTCTTTCATTTGTGAAGAATAGCAACAACAgcttcttcaatttattttcttttattgatgttGAAGCATAATGAGAATACGGTAAGATataataatacacacacactcaACTCCTACATAAATTTTGGAACTAACTCCTTGCCAAAATAGATTTTAGGAAAAAACTCAACTTCTAAATGAATTTGGGAATTATCTTTGTATATTGTATTAAATTGTATTTAAGTTATGTGGTCTACAAATTATTCATCCATAGTATCACATCATTAACTTTTGAAGGGTGAACTTTAGGATAATTGGAAAAGAAACTGAGGATGGggttagaaaaaacataaatattagtCAGAGGTCAAGTTCAAATATAACaacctttgttttattttactaaatcaaTGGCTTTAAAGTGTGTCATAGAGCTTAGAGTGGTAGATATAATAAAGTCTTATGGTGACAAGCGATAAATACATGTTCTGACTAAAGAGAAATGAGTGTTTATATAGTCAAGTTGGCTCATTTTAGGGTCTTAAATCAATTGGTGGGTCAAACCTCATGAATCGAATTTTTTCGATGcctttttcaataataatttcaggtctaaaatttttttgttgtttccttCTTCAAAACCTATGATAACCGTAATGACAATGAAAATTTAGCATTCATCAAGCACATAATTCTCAACTCGAATGCCTCTAATTTCAAATCTTAAACTCAATACACTTCAAAGTCAATCcccacaaaaacaaattaaaatcctAGAATCCAAGGAAAGGCAacttaacaaaatagaaaatgcaACACACCAAATaagtaaaagagaagaaaattttgGACATACATCCGATTTGTTATCTTTTAATTACAAAGAATAGCAACAACaacttctttagtttttttttattgatgaattatAGTGAGAATACAGTAAAAAGAGAAGTGAGAAAGAAAATTTAGGGTTCagatatgtgtgtgtttgtgcgtgtgtgtgtgaacCCTAAATTTTGAAACtatcttttttctaaaaaaaaattaggaaaaaattAACTCCTACCTGAATTTAGAAAATgtctttaaatattatattaaattatatttaagatgCATGGTCTATGAATTATTCATCTATAATATCGCATTATAAACTTTTAAAGGGTGAACTTTagaatcactaaaaaaaaaaaactaaggattGGATTAGAAGAGGCAAGGATATTAGTTAGATGCCAAGTTAAAATATAGCAATCCTTGACTGGTTTTGCTGAATCAATGGTTTTATAGCGTGTCTTAGAGCTTAGAATGGTATGTATAATAAAGTTTTATGGTGGATGAAGGAAAAATGCATGTTCTAACTAAAGAGGAATTAGTGTCCATATACTCAAATTAGTTCATTTTAGGATCTTAAATCAACTAGTAAGTCAAACcgcataaaacaaaattttctaacgccttttttattaataattccATGTCTTTAACTTTTTGGTTGTTCTATTCTTAAAAACATATGATAACTGTCATGACAATGACAAATCAACATTTGTCAAGTACACCATTAATGCCCCCAATTCCAAATCTTAAAGGTAATATACTTTAAAGCCAatccccacaaaaaaaaaaaattataacccaAGAATCCAAGGAAaggaaatttaacaaaataaaaggtgtaACACACCAAACAAGTAAAAGATAAGAAGTTGAACGTACCTTCAATTTATTCTCTCTCAATtatgaagaataaaaacaacaatttcttcaatttcttttcttctataaaTTGTAAAAGCACGATGAGAATACAAAAGGAAGACAAGTGAGACTAAAAAATTAGGATTTAGATATAATAATAGACATACACACACTCAACTACCTAAATTTTAGAACTATcttcttttcaaaattcaacTCCTACCTAAATttgggaatatatatatatatatatatatatatatatatatatatatatatataaagcttaTATTTAAGATGTATGGCCTATAAACTATTCATCTATGGTATTGCATCGTGAACTTTAGGatatttgaaaaagaaactGAAGATGGGATCAGAAAagacaaatatattaattagagGCCAAGTTGAAATATGGCAATACTTGTTTGGTTTTGCTGAATCAATAGCTTTAAAGTTTGTATTAGAGCTTATACTGGTGGAtataataaaatcttattttttatgggcAACAAATACATGTTCTAACTAAAGAGAAGTTAGTGTCTATATATTcaagttgatttatttaaaggTCTTAAATCAATTGGGTCAAACCTCATGAACCAAATTTCTCCAACGCCTCACTAATAATTACAGGTCTATAACTTTTTTGTTGTTCCTTTCTTAAAAACCTATAACATCTATAATGACAACGGTAAATCAACATTTGTCATGTACATCATTCTCAACTAAAATACCCTAAATTTCAAATCCTAAAATTCATATACTTGAAAATCAATCtcctcaaaaaaaattttgaaacccTAGAATCCAAGAAAAAATTACTTAACAAAATAGACAATGCAACACACCAAGCAAGTAAAAGATAAGCAAAAGCTCAACATACCTTCATTTCGTTCTTTTTCATTTGTGAACAATGATAGcttcttcaaattttattcttttatagatGACAGAAGCACAATAGGATTGTAACAAGAAGAGAAGTGAGAGTGAAAAATTAAGGTTAGGATATAAGTGTGTGTATTGGATATATTTGTAATTAATTGAacatttaaaagtatttttatccaaaaataatttattaataagaaaGGTTAGGAGaagcatctttttttatttgttagaaaatCTTGGAAAACATCAAGCATTTTGGTGGAAAAACCAAAaggtctttcttttttccaatttgtAAAAGTAAATTATGTGAATTCAAACTCCTTTTTCCATGTtcttctctctatttttctaGGCAACCTTGGCATCTCTAATGTGTGCAATTTATactctaattattattattattattattattattaacaaagtCAATGTTTTACCAAATGAGTACTTTTGATTTAGATGAGAAACTCGAAAATTATTTAAGTTCCTAGTTcactaacaaaaagaaaacaatacctagtttaagtttttgcttttgtcttgcttgatttttttaattgtcactTTCTTTACTTCTCCAACACATTTCTCCTCTCCATGCACCCATTTCTCTTACCTttgccttccttttttttttttgcctctaattttgaaccaaaatttcaattccaatcaattctttaatttatctCATCTCTTAAACAAGCAAACAAAttatttgccctttttttttcattagttctTTTCGGATCAACTACTCAATAGCCCACaccttacttttcttttctgttttcacTAACATCTTGCTCACTTTATCTTTAAAACCCAAAATCCCAAGcttaaaccattaaaaaaaaaaaaacatgtttcttcttcttgttgttttaaaacctaaattttATGGGCCAGATTGTTGATGTGTGATCTCATACTATCTCTTCCCTTTCCTAGTCTCTTTGTATCCCTTTCTAGATTACCAATAAgttattcaatttcaaaattcaagTGCGTATGATTCgaatttgttttgcttgtttcaAAAGCAAAATTGATAATTTGTTACAAATTGGTTTGttaagctatttttttacttcattttaCTATAAGTCATGTTTAAGATTCAAGTTAGAATCTTGTTCTCATTAAAATGTAACTGAAATGAGGGagattgaaaaggaaagaataatgaattttcttttaagaacttgtttgatattgtggtaatgtttgattttcaaagtgttttttgtttggaaatacattgaaataatattttttattttttaaaatttatttttgatattagcatatcaaaactatttaaaaacattcaaaatcattattttaaaataaaaaaaacattaattttttttaaaacgaacATTTCCTGAAAATTATCAacattcaaaattgaatttagttttattacatgtattgtttatttagttttatttgagagtatttaaaattatgataccagttgctttttaaaatattttttttttcaaaacatatcaaaataatatttttattatttttaaaattttatttttgatattattacatcaaaatgatatgaaaatatcaaaaatatattaatttaaaacaaaaaaaatcaattttttaaaaaaaacacttctaaaTACCATACGCTTGCCATGTGTGATATGATAGAGATTAGAGAGCGCTGGTTGTCTATTGTAGAACAACTTCTTTTATAGAGACCTTTATCAAAATGAGAGGggtgggaaaaaaagagagatgagTAAGCATATTCTATTATCTCCCCctcttcctctctttctttctttctttcattgttCTTCACAAACCATTACTGGAACTTGGCTACCAGCCATGTCCACCATTAAAACTCCTCTGTATATTATCCAGATTGTTCTTTATTCAATTAGACATGCACCACAAAATTATTGTGATTATGATGCCCCCATGATCGATTCATTCCCAAAGTGAAATTATAGTGAAAAAACAGAtttctataaatatttattcaatttcaattctgCAACAGAGACTAAAAAACTGGACGGACACTGTTGTCAAGGAGAAAGTTGACTTAAAGAACAGCAAGATGCATGCTACCCTTTATCGATTGttcattttctaaaaataaattcctaCAACAAATCAATTCACCTACAAGCGCTTTCTCATTGAGCTCGCCTTATTCTTCCAGAATGCCTCGGCAGAGAATGGAAGAAATATACTAGATGTTACGGGGAGATGTGGGTTCAGATGAACTGCTGGATGGGTCACCTGTTGTTGGATTGAGTGCAGTGCCACTTGAAAGAGAGCCGTTCCCACCTTCTTGAGACACTACAGGGATCTTCACTGCCGCCCTTTCCATCTCCTTCTCGAGCTCTTCTTCCTGGCGCAGAGCAGTAAACTGGGTATCAAGAGACTTGGCTGCACCTAACCATGCAAACACGATTACCAGAAGTATTCCTCCAAGGTAAGGAGTTGAATTGGCAAGCGACCCAAAGGTTAAGATCATAAACTGTTGAATGAGAGCTCCTCCAGACTTCCCCAAAGGATTGCAGACAACATCAATGGCTGCCTTCCCTTTAACCTACAGCACAGATTGGAGAAGCAAAATTAGCACTGAACATCTAGCCATTTTTAAATTCAGTATTCCATATCCTGCATCAAAACTGTCTCAGAATGATTGAAATAGATTGCCAGTTTAAACTACAAAAGCATCTATAACAAGCAAAAGGTCCAAACCTTGGTGTCCTCATCCAAGGGAATATAGGCCATTTCTTTGCATGGATCAAACAAACTGTATTTTGCACTCTTGCTGAAAATGTTTTGCATAGCACCCACGTATACAGCAGCAAGAAGAGGAGTCATCCCAAACTGTGTGAGGGTGGGTGCAAGAGGACCGCCAAACAAGATCAGAGAGAAGAAACCGACTCCTGTTAGAAGCAGGACTGTGGGTGTAATTTTGGCTGCAACTCCCCATCCATATTTGTCAAATATAAATTGACTTAGAAGCATCATCGTGAAAGTTGCTATTCCCGTTGCTGTTGAAAAGTCACCCATAAAGGCAGAGTACTCATTCGGGCTGGGAAACTGTGAAGATGAATGGCAGAGAGGGGAGGGAAAGAGAATCAGTAATCGATAAGCTCAGAGAGAAGAGGACAAGGATGGGATCAGATAAAGTTTACCTGTGCCTTTAGCTTTGATTTCCAGGTAACCTCAACAAGGTTGATGCTAATACCATATGCAACCACCAAAGTCGCAAGATCTCTAATATATCTAGAAGACACAAGGAACTTCAAGCTCTCCATTGTGCTCATCTTCGGCTTTTCCTGCACATGGATTTTCAAAAAGGGAACCTTGTTATAGCATTAAATTACTACGCTGAGTCTTCAAAGTATATGCTCATGAATTGAATCTCATTTGTTAACaagtgaaaatatatattataccaGAACATGCACATGACCCTCTCCAAGTAATAAATTTGATGTGGTTGTACATTTATTGATATAGAGAAAAAATTGGCAAAACAGGTATTCTTTCTTTAGCACGATGGCTTTAGATAATTTGTAAGGATGTTATGACACCCTTCAATTTCTATATACAAGGCACCTTCAAGTTCTGAgacc is part of the Populus nigra chromosome 8, ddPopNigr1.1, whole genome shotgun sequence genome and harbors:
- the LOC133700486 gene encoding root phototropism protein 3-like, giving the protein MLDYSSTKMKKASFPEFLLFSGSKTSHLAAEHWFDDACILDMDYFVKTLAGIKAKGVRPDLIGSIIAHYASKWLPDLSDDHHPSTDKGLANFAESPESVTTSWMKKRFFVETLVGILPPEKDSIPCNFLLRLLRIANMVGVEPTYRAELEKMISWQLDQASLKELMIPSFSHTCGTLLDVELIIRLVGRFVNLDEVAKSDAALIKVAKLVDSYLAEAAVDSNLNLAEFVALAGALPSHSRATDDGLYRAIDTYLKAHPGVSKHERKVLFRLIDSRKLSQEASLHAAQNERLPVRAVIQVLFSEHTKLNRQMDWSGSFSGTRSPYTGLEAPARCLSKREMSVQQTEVRKLREDVHRLQSQCYAMQAQMERSWEKKKGFFRWKKLGNVMPSMKSKNFSVVEKIEESNEGEGEVGCGIQTPVDLKTKLVRGKNKTPLMWRKSVS